A window of Vicia villosa cultivar HV-30 ecotype Madison, WI unplaced genomic scaffold, Vvil1.0 ctg.001733F_1_1, whole genome shotgun sequence contains these coding sequences:
- the LOC131636433 gene encoding uncharacterized protein LOC131636433, with amino-acid sequence MNSEELEKEIEEMKLNEKENEHGSHTQSQLQFTSFTELVNDASLHFQITRFPKQIFVWIGYNSAKLGLVYAAASTRPNNVVSVTSILGGNSDNTGSGIARRLVLKTGLNIIMACNIPKNSPMVEIEAEKILIRKLISLGYTKSRLEGTSL; translated from the exons ATGAATTCAGAAGAATTAGAGAAAGAAATCGAAGAAATGAAACTGAATGAGAAAGAAAACGAGCATGGTTCACATACTCAGAGCCAATTGCAGTTCACTTCCTTCACTGAACTTGTCAACGATGCTAGCCTCCATTTTCAGATCACTCGCTTTCCCAAACAG ATATTTGTGTGGATTGGGTATAACTCTGCGAAATTGGGACTGGTTTATGCTGCGGCTTCGACTCGGCCG AACAATGTGGTTTCTGTAACTTCTATACTTGGAGGGAATTCGGATAATACAGGTTCTGGGATTGCTCGGCGATTAG TGTTGAAAACTGGTCTCAATATAATTATGGCTTGCAATATTCCGAAAAATAGTCCCATGGTTGAG ATAGAAGCTGAAAAAATATTGATACGGAAACTAATTAGTCTGGGATATACCAAGTCAAGATTGGAAGGAACATCTTTGTAG